In Nostoc edaphicum CCNP1411, a genomic segment contains:
- the ctaD gene encoding cytochrome c oxidase subunit I: MTNTQIENPKILLETHHHPPTTWKTYFTFSTDHKVIGIQYIVTSFIFFLIGGILAMIIRGELITPEADLVDRTVYNAMFTMHGTIMLFLWTFPVLVGLANYLVPLMIGARDMAFPRLNAVAFWMVPVFGIILMASFFLPGGPAQAGWWSYPPVSLQNPTGNLINGQFLWLIAVAISGVSSIMGGVNFVTTIVKMRAPGMTFFRMPAYVWAVFSAQIIQLFGLPALTAGAVMLLLDLSIGTAFFDPAKGGNAVLFQHFFWFYSHPAVYVIILPVFGIFSEIFPVYSRKPLFGYKVVAVSSLLIAGVSGFVWVHHMFASGTPAWMRIVFMVSTMFVSVPTGIKVFAWVATIWGGKLRLTTPMLFALGGLIMFVFAGITGIMLSSVPIDIHVNNTYFVVGHFHYVLYGTVTMGMFAAFYHWFPKMTGRMYYEGLGKLHFWLSFIGTNLNFLPMHPLGLQGMLRRVSSYDPEYAFWNVIASIGGFLLGMSTLPFILNMIGSWVQGEKAPDNPWRAIGLEWLVASPPPVENFEEIPVVISEPYGYGKSEPLTANLEKQELARDLN; this comes from the coding sequence ATGACAAATACCCAAATCGAAAATCCCAAAATACTACTAGAAACACACCACCATCCCCCCACCACCTGGAAAACCTACTTCACCTTCAGCACCGACCACAAAGTTATCGGTATCCAATATATTGTCACCTCATTCATCTTCTTTCTGATCGGTGGCATCTTGGCAATGATTATTCGCGGCGAACTGATTACCCCAGAAGCCGATTTAGTTGACCGCACCGTTTATAATGCCATGTTCACCATGCACGGCACTATAATGCTGTTCTTGTGGACTTTTCCCGTCTTAGTTGGTCTAGCAAACTACCTTGTCCCGCTAATGATTGGGGCGCGAGATATGGCATTTCCCCGCCTGAATGCCGTAGCCTTCTGGATGGTGCCAGTATTTGGAATTATCCTGATGGCTAGTTTCTTCCTACCTGGTGGCCCAGCCCAAGCAGGTTGGTGGTCTTATCCCCCAGTTAGCTTGCAAAACCCTACAGGTAATCTCATTAACGGTCAATTTCTCTGGCTGATAGCTGTAGCCATATCGGGTGTATCCTCGATTATGGGTGGTGTTAATTTTGTTACCACAATTGTCAAAATGCGCGCACCAGGAATGACCTTCTTTCGGATGCCGGCTTATGTTTGGGCAGTGTTCAGCGCCCAGATTATCCAACTGTTTGGATTGCCTGCACTGACGGCAGGTGCAGTCATGCTGCTACTTGACCTCAGCATTGGTACAGCCTTCTTTGACCCTGCTAAGGGCGGTAATGCAGTTCTCTTTCAACATTTTTTCTGGTTCTATTCACATCCAGCAGTTTACGTAATCATACTACCTGTTTTTGGCATCTTTTCCGAAATCTTCCCAGTTTATAGCCGTAAACCTCTGTTTGGCTACAAAGTAGTTGCCGTTTCCTCACTATTGATTGCCGGCGTAAGTGGTTTTGTTTGGGTACATCACATGTTTGCCAGTGGTACACCAGCCTGGATGCGGATAGTGTTCATGGTTTCCACAATGTTCGTTTCCGTACCCACGGGGATTAAGGTGTTTGCTTGGGTGGCGACAATTTGGGGAGGTAAACTGCGGCTGACTACCCCGATGCTGTTTGCTTTGGGTGGATTGATTATGTTTGTGTTTGCCGGTATCACAGGCATTATGCTTTCCTCTGTACCGATTGATATTCACGTTAATAATACTTACTTTGTCGTGGGTCACTTTCATTACGTCCTCTACGGGACTGTGACAATGGGGATGTTTGCCGCCTTTTATCATTGGTTTCCCAAGATGACTGGGCGGATGTACTACGAAGGCTTGGGTAAGCTGCATTTTTGGTTATCATTCATCGGGACTAACCTGAATTTTTTACCCATGCACCCATTAGGCTTACAAGGGATGTTGCGTCGGGTTTCTTCCTACGACCCAGAATATGCTTTTTGGAATGTGATTGCTAGTATTGGTGGATTTTTGTTGGGGATGTCTACACTACCCTTTATTTTGAACATGATTGGTTCTTGGGTGCAGGGTGAGAAAGCACCGGATAATCCTTGGCGGGCTATTGGGTTGGAGTGGCTGGTGGCTTCTCCGCCGCCGGTGGAGAATTTTGAGGAGATTCCTGTGGTGATTTCTGAACCTTATGGGTATGGGAAGTCTGAACCGTTGACGGCGAATTTGGAAAAGCAAGAGTTAGCAAGAGATTTGAATTAA
- a CDS encoding cytochrome c oxidase subunit II, translated as MKIQNILILIGCAIALTAASLWMGEQAYSWFPPQAAAESKLIDELFSFLVTLGTFIFLGVTGTVIYSIIFHRAGKYDTSDGPPIEGNVTLEVVWTTIPILLVLWIATYSYNIYAEMAIQGPMEAMHIHKMASAHAATMEEKGTFSITASNSIPVEKIEVLAKQWAWVFRYPNQNVTSTELHLPANRRVSLALQSADVLHGFYIPAFRLKQDIIPKQTIDFEFTPIRPGKYRLRDSQFSGTYFAAMQADVVVESTADYDQWLKLAATHKPVPANNQAANEYTQKIKGAFTTGYPTVIPAPPPLVNFSS; from the coding sequence ATGAAAATTCAGAATATTTTGATTTTAATTGGCTGTGCGATCGCCCTCACAGCTGCTAGCCTCTGGATGGGAGAACAAGCCTATTCCTGGTTTCCCCCCCAAGCCGCCGCCGAATCCAAACTCATAGATGAACTCTTTAGCTTTTTAGTCACCTTGGGAACCTTCATTTTCCTGGGTGTAACTGGAACCGTCATCTATTCCATAATTTTCCATCGCGCAGGTAAATATGACACCAGCGATGGCCCGCCAATTGAAGGAAATGTCACCTTAGAAGTAGTTTGGACAACAATTCCCATTCTGTTGGTACTGTGGATTGCAACCTACAGTTACAACATCTATGCAGAAATGGCGATTCAAGGGCCAATGGAAGCCATGCACATACATAAAATGGCATCAGCCCATGCAGCAACAATGGAGGAGAAGGGGACATTTTCAATCACCGCCTCTAACTCCATACCAGTTGAAAAAATAGAAGTGCTTGCCAAACAATGGGCTTGGGTCTTTCGCTACCCCAACCAGAATGTTACCAGCACAGAATTACATCTACCAGCAAATCGGCGCGTTAGTTTAGCACTCCAATCAGCAGACGTTCTCCACGGCTTTTACATTCCTGCCTTTCGACTCAAACAAGACATAATTCCCAAGCAAACCATCGACTTTGAATTTACTCCCATTCGCCCCGGCAAATATCGACTGCGCGATTCTCAATTTAGCGGTACTTACTTTGCAGCCATGCAAGCAGATGTAGTAGTCGAATCAACAGCAGATTACGACCAATGGCTGAAATTAGCTGCAACCCATAAACCAGTCCCCGCCAATAATCAAGCCGCCAACGAATACACCCAAAAAATCAAAGGGGCATTCACCACAGGCTATCCCACAGTCATACCCGCACCACCGCCTCTAGTCAATTTCTCCTCTTAA
- a CDS encoding DUF2231 domain-containing protein → MNTQLIEQLRSQLGANGLPYSIPVHPNLVHLTLGLFIVAIAFDIVGVLFPLEKPVFKFLAIPANRAGFFDVGWYNMLASAIITFFTVAAGFYEIMLAEPPTDLKSAWGLQGMETMLWHGVGGVLLLALIIGMTVWRGFQRYLWRKDVGQQVQWSYLAAGFFIMFIMFVHGTLGAQLAAEFGVHNTADKLLRLGKDINAVLK, encoded by the coding sequence ATGAATACCCAACTAATTGAACAACTCAGATCGCAACTAGGTGCAAACGGACTACCTTACAGCATTCCCGTTCATCCCAACTTAGTCCATCTCACCTTGGGTTTATTTATCGTCGCCATTGCCTTTGATATTGTTGGTGTACTATTCCCCCTAGAAAAACCAGTTTTCAAATTTTTGGCAATACCCGCTAATCGTGCCGGCTTCTTTGATGTGGGTTGGTACAATATGCTGGCTTCAGCCATCATCACCTTTTTCACCGTGGCCGCAGGCTTTTACGAAATCATGTTGGCAGAACCACCAACAGATTTAAAAAGTGCTTGGGGATTACAAGGGATGGAGACAATGCTATGGCATGGTGTCGGTGGTGTCCTCCTCTTAGCGCTGATTATTGGCATGACTGTATGGAGAGGATTTCAGCGTTATTTATGGCGAAAAGATGTCGGTCAACAAGTGCAGTGGAGTTATCTTGCAGCAGGGTTTTTCATCATGTTTATTATGTTCGTTCACGGCACATTAGGAGCGCAACTAGCGGCAGAATTTGGCGTACATAATACTGCTGATAAATTACTGAGATTGGGTAAAGACATTAACGCGGTATTGAAGTAA
- a CDS encoding DUF2231 domain-containing protein, producing MFEYLPPLNDHNLPYPDTIHPIVVHFVIAMVLFAFFCDVVGYFSHNARLFEVSWWNMFFATIAIFIAIIFGQIEAGLAEPYNAVEPILNLHTLIGWSLSGIIAAITGWRYVIRLRDPEKLPVPYLGVGLLLTCLVFFQVYLGDELVWVYGLHTVPVVEAVKAGILR from the coding sequence ATGTTTGAATATCTTCCACCTTTGAACGACCACAACTTACCTTACCCAGATACAATCCATCCGATAGTTGTCCACTTCGTGATTGCAATGGTATTGTTCGCCTTCTTCTGTGATGTAGTTGGTTATTTTAGCCATAACGCCCGTCTTTTTGAAGTCAGTTGGTGGAATATGTTTTTCGCCACGATCGCCATTTTTATTGCGATCATCTTTGGTCAGATTGAAGCGGGTTTAGCCGAACCTTACAACGCAGTTGAACCAATCCTAAATTTACATACCCTGATTGGCTGGTCGCTTTCAGGAATCATCGCCGCGATAACAGGTTGGCGTTATGTCATTCGGTTACGTGACCCAGAAAAATTACCAGTTCCCTATCTGGGAGTGGGACTACTTTTAACTTGTTTGGTGTTCTTCCAAGTGTATTTGGGAGATGAATTAGTGTGGGTGTATGGACTGCACACAGTACCAGTTGTAGAAGCTGTGAAGGCAGGTATTTTGCGATGA
- a CDS encoding BlaI/MecI/CopY family transcriptional regulator, with amino-acid sequence MSSLPNYRPNKLKLGPLEAEILNIIYSLDSATVKEIHERIIADPERELTYSSVATILDRLSNKGWLECVKQHRHYIWRPLISYSEAQALEAYEQLQKFLELGKPEIVAAFADSLDEASVAQFEAIAQKIQALRELREKK; translated from the coding sequence ATGAGTTCTCTGCCAAATTACCGCCCCAACAAACTGAAATTAGGCCCATTAGAAGCAGAGATTTTAAACATTATTTACTCTCTGGATTCTGCCACAGTCAAAGAGATACATGAACGCATCATTGCTGATCCAGAACGCGAGTTAACTTATTCCTCAGTAGCAACAATACTGGATCGTCTTAGCAATAAGGGTTGGCTAGAATGTGTTAAACAGCACCGCCACTATATTTGGCGACCTTTGATTTCCTATTCTGAAGCACAAGCGTTAGAGGCTTATGAACAGTTACAGAAATTTCTCGAATTGGGCAAGCCGGAGATTGTAGCTGCTTTTGCTGACAGTCTGGATGAGGCTAGTGTGGCACAGTTTGAGGCGATCGCCCAAAAAATCCAAGCACTTCGTGAACTCAGGGAGAAGAAGTAA